Proteins from a single region of Chloroherpeton thalassium ATCC 35110:
- a CDS encoding ABC transporter permease: MKQKLETVAVLRCLGSVSWQTVSIYLIQAMAMSLLGTLIGAVIGIGLQYVLPIILVDFLPISIDVHLSLSSILQAAAVSLGITLNFALLPLLPVRRISPLLALRSAYETDSRLAKDPLRWLIYVMIIIGVSIFSVVQIKSPDVSWWYGLLFPLGVGVVVLLLAAFAQLFIHLLRRFFPERSSYVWRQGLANLFRPNNQSVVLVLSVGLGAFFISTLYFTQNALLSQIALSDKNGQPNLVLFDIQADQKKEVEALVASEAMPIMQNIPIVTMRFSKVKNVQVADLNRDSSGTQAYFWEYRTTYRDTLDETESILAGKFHGRASKNQEVVDVSLAEFLTKRLNVGVNDTLVFDVQGVPITALVSSIRKINFTRIQPSFSIVFPTGVLEDAPQFFALVTRAKSSAESARLQQKLVQAFPNVSAIDLELIVTTLDDVLSKISLVIRFMALFSIATGFTVLAGAVMTSRYQRVKESVLLRSLGAMKRQVVQVMIVEYFFLGSLAAVVGVGLALLSSWALAHFFFSIDFSPSIWPIFLAIGLVVGTTVLIGVWVSRGIHARSPLEVLRAETL; encoded by the coding sequence ATGAAGCAGAAACTTGAAACAGTGGCGGTGCTTCGCTGTTTGGGTTCCGTGTCGTGGCAAACGGTCAGTATTTATTTGATTCAGGCAATGGCCATGTCGCTTTTAGGAACGCTGATCGGCGCGGTTATTGGAATTGGGCTACAATATGTGCTGCCGATCATTTTAGTCGATTTTCTGCCCATTTCCATTGATGTTCATCTTTCGCTGTCAAGCATTTTGCAAGCGGCTGCGGTAAGTCTTGGCATCACGCTAAATTTTGCCCTGTTGCCACTTCTGCCTGTTCGCCGAATTTCGCCGTTGCTGGCGCTTCGCAGCGCCTACGAAACGGACAGCAGACTTGCAAAAGATCCGCTGCGTTGGCTCATTTACGTGATGATTATCATTGGGGTTTCTATTTTTTCGGTTGTGCAAATCAAGTCGCCGGATGTTTCCTGGTGGTACGGGTTGTTATTTCCGCTTGGCGTGGGCGTGGTGGTTTTGCTGCTCGCCGCATTTGCCCAGCTTTTTATTCATTTGCTGCGGCGATTTTTCCCGGAGCGAAGTTCTTATGTGTGGCGGCAAGGTTTGGCAAATCTCTTTCGCCCAAACAACCAATCGGTGGTGTTGGTACTTTCCGTTGGGTTGGGGGCGTTTTTTATTTCAACGCTATACTTTACTCAAAATGCGTTGCTGAGCCAAATCGCTCTTTCTGATAAAAATGGGCAGCCGAATCTTGTGCTTTTTGATATTCAAGCCGATCAGAAAAAAGAAGTGGAGGCGCTGGTGGCGTCGGAAGCAATGCCAATCATGCAGAACATTCCGATTGTGACCATGCGTTTTTCGAAAGTTAAAAACGTGCAAGTTGCCGATTTGAACCGGGATTCGTCAGGAACGCAGGCCTATTTTTGGGAATATCGAACAACCTATCGCGATACGCTGGACGAAACGGAGAGCATTTTGGCGGGAAAATTTCACGGTCGCGCCTCGAAAAATCAAGAAGTGGTTGATGTGTCTCTGGCTGAATTTCTAACGAAGCGCCTCAATGTTGGCGTTAATGACACCCTTGTTTTTGATGTGCAAGGCGTGCCGATAACAGCGCTCGTGAGCAGCATTCGCAAGATCAATTTCACGCGCATTCAGCCGAGTTTTTCCATTGTTTTTCCCACGGGTGTTTTGGAAGATGCGCCGCAATTTTTTGCGCTGGTCACGCGTGCCAAATCCAGCGCGGAATCTGCCCGTCTGCAGCAGAAGCTGGTTCAGGCTTTTCCAAATGTTTCGGCGATCGATCTCGAATTAATCGTAACCACGCTCGACGATGTGCTGAGCAAAATTTCGTTGGTGATTCGCTTCATGGCGCTTTTCAGCATTGCAACCGGTTTTACCGTGTTGGCCGGCGCGGTGATGACAAGCCGTTACCAACGCGTAAAGGAAAGCGTGCTTTTGCGCTCGCTTGGCGCAATGAAACGCCAGGTTGTGCAAGTGATGATCGTCGAATATTTTTTTCTTGGCAGTTTGGCGGCGGTGGTGGGCGTTGGCTTAGCGCTTTTAAGCAGTTGGGCGCTGGCGCATTTCTTTTTCAGCATCGATTTTTCGCCCAGTATTTGGCCAATTTTCCTTGCGATCGGTTTGGTTGTGGGCACAACAGTTTTGATTGGCGTTTGGGTGAGCCGCGGTATTCATGCGCGTTCCCCGCTGGAAGTGCTGCGCGCCGAAACGCTTTAA
- a CDS encoding competence/damage-inducible protein A: MLAEIISIGDELLIGQVVNTNATFISKCLDEIGISTRRILTVSDKPDCIERQLADSLSHADLVLTTGGLGPTHDDITKKIIADFFGLGYEFNEEAFERCKALFARRGREMPASNRSQGEVIEGSVVLQNTRGTAPGMILQNLPNYEGKFVVIMPGVPYEMQEMMRVSVVPFFQPHSKHFIKHTSLMTAGIGESTLAEQIGEVKAFLPDGSTLAFLPHSVGVRLRVSSKGENFQAVQKEHAQVVDALKARIGGYLYATTDMPLEEHIGELLKSRGLSIATAESCTGGLIANRLTNIPGSSAYFYQGFVTYSNEAKIKALGVREETLAAHGAVSEETAQEMAAGCLEKTGSDIAISTTGIAGPGGGTEIKPVGMVCIGVATSAKLGSRSFAKTMIFWADRLLNKERFSEAALNLVRELLNAS; encoded by the coding sequence ATGTTAGCCGAAATAATTTCCATTGGAGATGAGCTTTTGATAGGGCAGGTTGTCAACACCAATGCTACTTTTATCTCTAAATGTTTAGACGAAATTGGGATTTCGACGCGACGAATCCTAACCGTTAGCGATAAGCCCGATTGTATCGAAAGGCAGCTTGCTGATTCTTTGAGCCATGCCGATTTGGTGCTCACCACAGGCGGTTTGGGCCCCACTCACGATGACATAACCAAGAAAATTATCGCCGACTTTTTTGGCTTGGGATATGAATTCAACGAAGAGGCTTTCGAGCGCTGCAAAGCCCTTTTTGCAAGGCGCGGTAGAGAAATGCCAGCATCGAATCGTTCGCAAGGTGAAGTCATCGAAGGTTCGGTGGTTTTGCAAAATACGCGTGGCACAGCGCCAGGCATGATTTTGCAAAACCTTCCTAATTATGAAGGAAAGTTTGTTGTGATTATGCCAGGTGTGCCTTACGAAATGCAGGAAATGATGCGCGTATCGGTCGTGCCTTTCTTTCAGCCGCATTCAAAGCATTTTATTAAGCATACGTCGCTCATGACCGCAGGCATCGGCGAATCGACGCTCGCCGAGCAGATTGGTGAGGTAAAAGCATTTCTTCCCGACGGATCTACACTTGCATTTCTTCCGCACTCAGTCGGCGTTAGGCTGCGTGTTTCCTCAAAAGGTGAAAATTTCCAAGCGGTTCAAAAAGAACATGCGCAAGTGGTTGACGCATTAAAAGCACGCATCGGCGGATATTTATACGCCACAACAGATATGCCGCTTGAGGAACACATTGGCGAATTGTTGAAATCGCGCGGCCTGAGTATTGCCACAGCAGAATCTTGCACGGGTGGGTTAATTGCGAATCGCCTAACAAATATTCCCGGATCTTCAGCCTACTTTTATCAAGGATTTGTAACTTATTCCAACGAAGCGAAAATCAAGGCGCTGGGTGTTCGTGAAGAAACCCTGGCTGCACATGGCGCCGTGAGCGAAGAAACGGCTCAAGAAATGGCCGCAGGCTGCCTTGAAAAAACCGGCAGCGACATTGCTATTTCTACAACAGGAATCGCTGGGCCGGGCGGCGGCACGGAAATCAAACCCGTTGGAATGGTTTGCATTGGTGTTGCAACCAGCGCAAAACTTGGCAGCCGTTCCTTTGCCAAAACGATGATATTTTGGGCGGATAGATTGCTCAATAAAGAAAGATTTAGCGAGGCGGCGCTCAATCTTGTTAGGGAATTGTTGAACGCATCGTAA
- a CDS encoding HD family phosphohydrolase — MQEKIKVRILDKVCLDVSAMDGSLLQFAGLYDYYCPADVPKNLGEFILQNPQSYFLVLVDPLTLHREQLKVPIAGQKRLAFAVVASPHELNDVEHCEDLLASKCVIDVLESPLTANRLNILLRRAELYFQQERDLRTLKHELTQQRDELHKLNEIGIALSSERDISKLLDIILSKSMEITDADAGSLYIVEEIEGVEENPAHYLFNKQLRFRHTKNYSKAVPFKEFTMPISPNSIAGYVALSGKPLNLPDVYEISGGVPYGFGGRNFDQSIGYRTTSMLVVPMLNRSEETIGVIQLINKKRDVTAVLTDEAVTKQLVIAFNKVDEDFIYSLASQAAVAYENKILFEAHKNLLDSFIRLIADAIDKKSPYTGGHCNRVPVLTEMLTRAACDDSDSVFADFNLTPEQWYELHIAAWLHDCGKVTTPVHVMDKSTKLETIYDRIETVKARFEVLKRDAKIDYLKAQLAGDAPAEELKKTFDKKIAKLEDDLRFIESVNVGGEYLENEKIERIRKIAFTPIVLAGQQTALLSGEETYNLSIRKGTLTPEERQIINDHISVTIAMLEKLPFPRNLMRVPEYAGGHHEKMDGTGYPKGLKRSEMSIPSRIMAIADVFEALTAVDRPYKKGKSLSEAMRIMGCMKKENHLDPDLFDLFVKSKVYRAYAEKYMSPELIDEVDEEKLLAIKPNALELKPVAVKL, encoded by the coding sequence ATGCAAGAAAAAATCAAAGTCCGTATTCTTGATAAGGTTTGTTTAGACGTGTCTGCGATGGATGGATCGTTGCTGCAATTTGCAGGACTCTATGATTATTATTGCCCTGCCGATGTTCCTAAAAATTTAGGTGAGTTTATTTTACAAAATCCCCAGTCGTATTTTTTGGTTCTGGTTGATCCGTTGACGCTGCACAGAGAGCAATTGAAAGTGCCGATAGCGGGTCAGAAGCGGTTGGCATTTGCAGTGGTGGCCTCACCGCATGAACTCAATGATGTTGAGCATTGCGAAGATTTGCTTGCCAGCAAATGCGTGATCGATGTGCTTGAGTCGCCGCTCACCGCCAATCGACTGAATATTTTGCTTCGGCGAGCAGAACTGTATTTCCAGCAAGAGCGCGATTTACGAACGCTCAAACATGAGCTAACGCAGCAGCGCGATGAACTTCATAAGCTAAATGAAATCGGCATTGCCCTTTCCAGCGAACGCGATATTTCCAAGTTGCTTGATATCATCCTTTCAAAAAGCATGGAAATTACCGACGCCGATGCAGGCAGCCTTTATATTGTGGAAGAAATAGAAGGGGTTGAGGAAAATCCGGCGCATTACCTTTTCAACAAGCAACTTCGCTTTCGGCACACCAAAAATTATAGCAAGGCGGTTCCATTCAAGGAATTTACGATGCCGATTAGTCCGAATAGCATTGCCGGTTATGTGGCGCTTTCCGGAAAGCCGCTCAATTTGCCGGATGTCTATGAAATTTCCGGCGGTGTGCCGTATGGCTTTGGCGGCAGAAATTTTGATCAATCCATCGGTTATCGTACCACTTCGATGCTGGTTGTGCCAATGCTCAACCGCAGCGAAGAAACCATTGGCGTCATTCAGCTGATCAATAAAAAGCGAGACGTGACGGCAGTACTGACCGACGAAGCTGTGACAAAGCAACTTGTCATTGCGTTCAACAAGGTCGATGAGGATTTTATTTATTCGTTGGCTTCGCAAGCAGCGGTGGCTTATGAAAATAAAATCCTTTTCGAAGCGCATAAAAATCTGCTCGATTCCTTTATTCGCTTAATTGCCGACGCCATTGATAAAAAGTCGCCATACACGGGCGGCCATTGCAACCGCGTGCCGGTTTTAACTGAAATGCTGACGCGTGCGGCGTGCGACGACTCAGATAGCGTTTTTGCCGATTTTAACCTCACGCCCGAACAATGGTATGAACTTCACATTGCGGCGTGGCTTCACGATTGTGGGAAAGTCACCACGCCGGTCCATGTCATGGATAAATCTACCAAACTGGAAACCATTTACGACCGAATTGAGACGGTCAAAGCGCGCTTTGAAGTGCTCAAACGCGACGCCAAAATTGACTATCTCAAAGCGCAACTTGCTGGCGACGCACCGGCTGAGGAGCTCAAAAAAACTTTCGACAAAAAAATCGCCAAGCTGGAAGATGACTTACGCTTCATTGAATCGGTCAACGTTGGCGGCGAATATTTAGAAAATGAAAAAATAGAGCGTATTCGCAAGATTGCGTTCACACCGATTGTTTTAGCTGGGCAGCAAACCGCGCTGCTTTCTGGCGAGGAAACATACAATCTGAGCATTCGCAAAGGCACGCTCACGCCCGAAGAACGCCAAATTATCAACGACCATATTTCTGTGACCATTGCGATGTTGGAGAAGCTTCCTTTCCCGCGCAATTTGATGCGCGTGCCGGAATATGCCGGCGGGCATCACGAAAAAATGGATGGAACAGGTTATCCAAAAGGCCTGAAGCGCTCCGAAATGTCCATTCCTTCTCGAATTATGGCCATTGCCGATGTATTCGAGGCCTTAACCGCAGTGGATCGTCCTTATAAAAAAGGAAAATCGCTTAGCGAGGCCATGCGGATTATGGGCTGCATGAAAAAAGAAAATCACCTGGATCCTGATTTGTTTGATTTGTTTGTCAAATCGAAAGTTTATAGAGCCTATGCGGAAAAGTATATGTCGCCGGAGCTGATTGATGAAGTCGATGAGGAAAAACTGCTTGCGATAAAGCCAAATGCGCTTGAACTGAAACCTGTGGCCGTCAAACTCTAA
- a CDS encoding HD domain-containing phosphohydrolase, protein MSVLGKLHILDQVGLEPAVIDASVVGKTDGFMYHAPRTIAESLSLLEKQPNGEFRCLLLIAPETVSRVEKELPASLQQKVAIAIVASADKIDAIGDCSKLLEEPNLIDILETPLTVTRINVLLRRAEVHFKEREHVASLHRALISQRDELQKLNEIGIALSSERDITALLELILSISMEISGSDAGSLYIVEEIPDSPFDKYNYFRNKQLRFRHSKNFSKEVPFKEFTMPISPNSIAGYAALSGKPLNLPDVYEIPEGVPYGFGGRKFDENIGYRTMSMLTVPMLNRDNQTIGVIQLINKKRDVCVRLNNADITQQVVIPFQKNDENFIYSLASQAAVAYENRRLYDSIRRLFEGFIKASVTAIESRDPTTSGHSERVAILTVGLAEVVDKTDAGTYKAVKFSRQDIQEIKYASLLHDFGKIGVREPVLVKAKKLYDHEQLAIENRYEIIRKSIALEASKQKVQSLLEKSREEALATIGAIDQASYEKIAELDDYLAFILKVNEPTILKSEGFEKLREIHAKSFGINGKEAYPYLTEQEAIRLMIPKGSLDEEERRQIESHVTHTYNFLKQIPWTNDLRNVPEIAYAHHEKLDGSGYPLKIPAEAIPVQSKMMTISDIFDALTAQDRPYKKAVPLDRALDILGFEVNASKIDAELYKIFIDAKIFDLVNQKPEG, encoded by the coding sequence ATGTCCGTTTTAGGAAAGCTACACATTTTGGATCAGGTTGGATTAGAGCCCGCTGTTATCGATGCTTCTGTTGTTGGCAAAACCGATGGGTTCATGTACCATGCGCCTCGGACAATTGCAGAAAGTTTGAGTTTGCTTGAAAAGCAGCCCAACGGTGAGTTTCGCTGCTTGCTTTTGATTGCGCCTGAAACGGTGTCGCGTGTTGAAAAGGAACTTCCAGCCAGTTTACAGCAAAAAGTGGCGATAGCAATTGTGGCGTCGGCTGATAAAATTGACGCCATTGGTGATTGTTCAAAATTGCTTGAAGAGCCAAACCTCATCGATATTTTAGAAACGCCGCTCACGGTTACGCGCATCAATGTGCTTTTGCGTCGCGCCGAAGTGCATTTCAAGGAGCGCGAGCATGTGGCCTCGTTGCATCGCGCATTGATTTCGCAGCGCGATGAGCTGCAAAAGCTCAATGAAATTGGCATTGCCCTTTCCAGCGAGCGCGATATTACCGCACTTTTGGAGTTAATTTTGTCCATCAGCATGGAAATTTCGGGATCGGATGCAGGCAGCCTCTACATTGTTGAAGAAATTCCCGACTCGCCGTTTGATAAGTACAATTACTTTCGCAACAAGCAGCTTCGGTTTCGCCACTCAAAAAATTTTAGCAAGGAAGTTCCGTTCAAGGAATTTACCATGCCGATCAGTCCAAATAGCATTGCCGGCTATGCGGCGCTTTCTGGAAAGCCGCTGAATTTGCCCGATGTGTATGAAATTCCAGAAGGCGTGCCTTACGGTTTTGGCGGGCGCAAGTTTGATGAAAATATTGGGTATCGCACCATGTCGATGCTGACGGTGCCGATGCTCAACCGCGATAATCAAACGATTGGCGTGATTCAGCTGATCAACAAAAAGCGCGACGTGTGCGTGAGGTTGAACAATGCGGACATCACCCAGCAAGTGGTGATTCCATTCCAAAAAAACGATGAAAATTTCATTTATTCCTTGGCGTCTCAAGCGGCGGTTGCTTATGAAAATCGGCGGCTTTACGACAGCATCCGCCGCCTGTTTGAAGGCTTTATCAAGGCTTCGGTGACAGCCATCGAATCCCGAGATCCAACCACTTCCGGACACTCCGAGCGCGTGGCCATTCTAACGGTGGGGTTGGCTGAGGTGGTTGATAAAACCGATGCGGGCACGTATAAGGCCGTCAAATTTTCGCGACAAGATATTCAAGAAATAAAATACGCCTCGCTTCTGCACGATTTTGGAAAAATTGGCGTTCGCGAGCCGGTTTTGGTCAAGGCCAAGAAGCTTTATGATCACGAGCAGCTCGCGATTGAAAACCGCTATGAGATCATCAGAAAAAGCATTGCGCTTGAAGCGTCGAAGCAAAAAGTGCAATCTTTGCTGGAAAAATCGCGCGAGGAAGCGTTGGCGACGATTGGGGCGATCGATCAAGCCAGTTATGAAAAAATCGCTGAATTGGACGATTATCTGGCGTTTATTTTGAAAGTAAACGAGCCAACAATTTTGAAAAGCGAAGGTTTCGAAAAACTTCGTGAAATACACGCCAAATCGTTTGGGATAAATGGAAAAGAAGCCTATCCGTACCTAACGGAACAGGAAGCAATTCGTTTGATGATTCCAAAAGGTAGCCTCGATGAAGAAGAGCGTCGCCAAATTGAATCGCATGTGACGCACACCTATAATTTTCTCAAACAAATTCCTTGGACCAACGACTTGCGCAACGTGCCTGAAATTGCGTATGCTCACCACGAAAAGCTTGATGGCTCCGGTTATCCGCTTAAAATTCCAGCTGAAGCCATTCCGGTTCAATCCAAAATGATGACCATTTCCGACATATTTGACGCCTTGACGGCTCAAGATCGGCCTTATAAAAAAGCAGTTCCTCTTGATCGCGCATTGGATATTTTAGGCTTTGAAGTCAATGCAAGCAAAATAGATGCAGAGCTCTATAAAATTTTCATTGATGCAAAAATCTTTGATCTCGTCAATCAAAAGCCGGAAGGCTAA
- the alr gene encoding alanine racemase, whose product MNELTNNDSVKKLFSDFTNNSSATEDEMILDASEKKTPVYPPVNLSEALISLGNLRHNARQIKAQIGQSRRLMAIVKANAYGHNAGKVAPALVQEGVSDFGVANINEAIHLRKALQAAQAREDSQILAFASPLECQMPFYLQHEIDLTVTNFETAKLAEAVSKNHGKNLTVHLKIDTGMGRLGIQPREGFALARYVEASPYLNLKGIYTHFSDSGEDLAFTRNQLEIYKKLVSEFEHEAKRTVLKHAANSGAIISDNDTYLDMVRPGILLYGYTPAKSLTTALDLRRVMQFQAHVLFTKWVEKGATVSYGRRWIATRRTRVATVSVGYADGYHRALSNKAKVCINGNLYEQIGSVTMDQIMVSLGEDSSVQVGDPVVLFGWDGLGANDLAEQIGTIGYELLCAVSPRVKRVFID is encoded by the coding sequence GTGAATGAGCTTACAAATAACGATTCTGTGAAGAAACTATTCTCTGATTTTACCAACAATTCATCGGCAACGGAAGATGAAATGATTTTAGATGCGTCGGAAAAAAAGACGCCCGTTTATCCGCCGGTCAATTTGTCCGAAGCGCTGATTTCGCTTGGAAATTTGCGCCACAACGCGCGGCAAATTAAGGCGCAAATAGGCCAGTCGCGCCGACTGATGGCCATTGTGAAGGCAAACGCGTATGGGCATAACGCGGGAAAAGTAGCGCCGGCGTTGGTTCAGGAAGGCGTTTCGGATTTTGGCGTGGCAAATATCAATGAAGCTATTCATTTGCGAAAAGCGCTTCAAGCCGCGCAAGCCAGAGAAGATAGCCAAATTTTGGCCTTTGCCTCTCCGCTCGAATGTCAAATGCCTTTTTACCTTCAACACGAAATTGACCTAACCGTTACAAATTTTGAGACGGCAAAATTGGCCGAAGCCGTTTCTAAAAATCATGGCAAAAACCTAACGGTTCATTTGAAAATAGACACGGGAATGGGGCGGCTTGGCATTCAGCCGCGTGAGGGTTTTGCGCTGGCTCGTTATGTTGAGGCCTCTCCGTACTTAAACTTGAAAGGCATTTACACGCATTTTTCGGATAGCGGCGAAGATCTGGCTTTTACCCGAAATCAGCTTGAAATCTACAAAAAGCTCGTCTCGGAATTCGAGCACGAAGCAAAAAGAACCGTGCTGAAGCATGCTGCCAATAGCGGCGCGATTATTTCCGATAACGACACCTATCTCGATATGGTTCGTCCAGGAATTTTGCTGTATGGCTACACGCCCGCCAAATCGCTCACTACGGCGCTGGATCTGCGGCGCGTAATGCAATTTCAGGCACATGTGCTTTTTACAAAATGGGTAGAAAAAGGGGCAACCGTTAGTTATGGCCGGCGATGGATTGCCACGCGGCGAACGCGAGTTGCCACGGTTTCCGTAGGCTACGCAGATGGATATCACCGAGCGCTCAGCAATAAGGCTAAAGTCTGCATAAATGGAAATCTTTACGAGCAAATTGGTTCAGTCACCATGGATCAAATTATGGTGTCGCTTGGTGAGGACAGTTCGGTGCAGGTTGGAGATCCGGTTGTCCTGTTTGGCTGGGACGGGCTGGGAGCAAATGATCTTGCCGAGCAAATTGGCACGATTGGCTACGAGCTGCTTTGTGCAGTTTCGCCGCGTGTCAAGCGAGTGTTCATTGATTGA
- a CDS encoding DUF4905 domain-containing protein, whose amino-acid sequence MLNFFKKTRSPKWEFQKSGNIWRAFFLENGKLICEHRSTEQKQVSFFLLDDETGTLIWEDFVLTHPSGAMAGALVGDGWWVGLEAVYQNLIFFHSFYDPTVPEHLGIWALESTTKKIKWARPELSFICLTLDNQILAYRESLVGGFVERYFLTIDPLSGNEGVDLGQNAQRIHELRATSLGFEASQAVRLPEKIDGKSTPNPALLTLAEKHAKIDSVIAGYDIISQNERVVLGFHKQTQAVTRNQAGLPVKALDYVLKVIENEKVIYEDVIGTGMSGLILDGFFTRNQKLYYVRHKDTLCCVEL is encoded by the coding sequence ATGCTGAATTTTTTTAAGAAAACCCGTTCCCCAAAATGGGAATTTCAAAAGTCGGGAAATATTTGGAGAGCATTTTTTCTGGAAAACGGAAAACTTATTTGTGAACATCGCTCTACGGAGCAAAAACAGGTGTCCTTTTTCCTGCTCGACGACGAAACAGGGACGCTTATTTGGGAGGATTTCGTTTTAACGCATCCTTCTGGCGCAATGGCTGGCGCGCTTGTCGGCGATGGCTGGTGGGTCGGCCTGGAAGCTGTATATCAAAATCTTATTTTCTTTCACAGTTTTTACGACCCCACCGTGCCCGAGCACCTTGGCATTTGGGCGCTTGAGAGCACCACGAAAAAAATTAAGTGGGCTCGCCCGGAACTGTCTTTTATTTGCCTTACTCTGGACAACCAAATTTTGGCTTATCGCGAATCGCTCGTTGGCGGATTTGTTGAGCGATATTTCCTAACGATTGATCCGCTTTCTGGCAACGAAGGCGTTGATTTAGGACAAAATGCCCAGCGGATTCATGAACTCAGAGCAACTTCCCTCGGATTTGAAGCCTCGCAAGCGGTGCGCCTACCGGAAAAAATCGATGGAAAATCAACTCCAAACCCTGCGCTTTTAACGCTGGCTGAAAAGCACGCTAAAATCGATTCGGTTATTGCGGGTTATGATATCATTTCTCAGAATGAACGCGTTGTTTTGGGATTCCACAAACAGACGCAAGCAGTCACCAGAAATCAAGCTGGCTTGCCGGTAAAAGCGCTCGATTATGTGCTAAAGGTTATTGAAAATGAGAAGGTCATCTACGAAGATGTGATCGGAACAGGCATGAGCGGACTTATTTTGGATGGATTTTTCACCCGAAATCAAAAACTATATTACGTGCGCCATAAAGATACGCTCTGCTGCGTAGAGCTTTAA
- the tatC gene encoding twin-arginine translocase subunit TatC, which yields MLETEQTKVLTSGDSNENAQPEEELGFFDHLEELRWRLLKSVVALGLMAIVCAFFADFLVNDVLIGPLKRSSPNTVIQNLVPYGQVTLYVQVILFAALVLSFPVLIYQIWQFVMPGLKKEERVASRFAVAFISICFFAGIAFGYFVFLPVSLKFFASFGSELIENNIAIDDYVSFFLGALFTSGFIFELPFVSYVLSKMGILTPAFMRFYRKHAIVAMIIIAAIVTPSTDAITQMVIAVPMILLYELSIWISAYVNRKNAALK from the coding sequence ATGCTCGAGACAGAACAGACAAAAGTTTTAACAAGTGGCGATTCGAATGAAAATGCGCAGCCAGAAGAAGAACTGGGATTCTTTGATCATCTTGAAGAACTGCGTTGGCGGCTGCTAAAAAGTGTGGTTGCGCTCGGGCTCATGGCAATTGTCTGCGCATTTTTTGCGGACTTTTTGGTCAATGATGTGCTCATTGGGCCATTGAAGCGAAGCAGCCCAAACACCGTGATTCAAAACTTAGTCCCTTACGGTCAGGTTACGCTCTACGTTCAGGTGATTTTATTTGCTGCGTTGGTTCTGTCTTTTCCTGTTTTGATTTATCAAATTTGGCAATTTGTAATGCCCGGGCTGAAAAAGGAAGAGCGCGTTGCCTCACGCTTTGCGGTCGCGTTCATTTCAATTTGTTTTTTTGCAGGCATCGCGTTTGGCTACTTTGTGTTTTTACCTGTTTCGCTGAAGTTTTTCGCCAGTTTTGGCTCTGAACTCATTGAAAACAACATTGCGATTGATGACTACGTGAGCTTTTTTCTTGGAGCGCTGTTTACATCTGGATTTATCTTTGAGCTGCCATTTGTCTCATATGTCCTTTCCAAAATGGGAATTCTCACGCCAGCTTTCATGCGGTTTTATAGAAAGCACGCCATTGTGGCGATGATCATTATTGCCGCCATCGTGACGCCATCCACCGACGCCATCACGCAAATGGTTATAGCCGTTCCGATGATTTTGCTTTATGAACTAAGCATTTGGATTTCGGCCTATGTGAATCGCAAAAACGCCGCACTGAAGTAA